In Jejubacter calystegiae, the following are encoded in one genomic region:
- a CDS encoding transporter substrate-binding domain-containing protein has product MRRALLCLVMVMLPLFSTLAQDHNLRLLPRVSAQKAPPLALTGREHAFLQHKRELTVGIPPNELPPQYMCNIRDECEGLSIDYISQIARQLGVTVQIQRFPTHEALWAALAQGKIDAVPSVDNFINTEHFTLTDSYAREKPVLGADFTRPITLPDDLTGRNIAMVRDYLPLPLLRHYYPRAHFRLYDNDRDALSAVAFGRADVYLGNSYTLSRNFLNNLRLIRFSTLPDRETGFAISRNNPLLLSVFNKALTSIPDTQQQEIARFWQPDRLNISQSAPPLNFTPEEQRWIAAHPTVSVVLYSGDKAAPVTIIDNDGRLRGMAGDLLSVVSLKTGLRFQFSPVDTTSELLHKVRTAEADMFASMTPSMQRAQQILFTRPYLRSAFALTTRADRNDIHSLPDLRGKRLAMVRDTGVENQVRARYPEITIVPYENATELMNSVLQGKTDAAVSILVMADYQIKTHYPGKLRIVATVGDNPAWLSFGVGRSDPQLQSILDKVLLSIPPAEIESLANRWRPSDFVVVDSFWSRYRDVLIASAIFSGLMILLSVGWALYLRQQIKRKAALRRQLNDQLFQLRAVVSSMPFPVSLRDRDGRLTFCNQRYLVETGVLYEEVVGKTMVELPGLRTPEQAAFYHRQVMEVIATGQPVLEDRRYDLWDNPDSAIGITVYQWIEPWHDSEGNVLGVIGGWMDISEREALFAELREAKERAEDSSRAKSVFLSTMSHEIRTPMNAIIGMLDMALKKGRSGEQDLQALEVAYESAESLVGLIGDILDISRIEGGQLDYHPQPVEPVALIDSLLRVFQGLAIDKNITLSKHFPGEPQPRVLADPLRIKQVISNLLSNAIKFTDRGGVSLTVLTRSEPGDDTLTWIIEVQDTGIGIDDAQQTALFQPFSQADNRRAGTGLGLYISRTICEKMDGTLTLTSQKGVGTCVKAVMRLPRVRHSEEEAPAHADSLQELPERKVLVVDDNAANRILLAKQLAWLGQKAQLAADGYEALRLWQQQRFDIIITDCNMPGLNGYQLTQILREAEQEQNREPAWIIGFTANATRQVLERCLAEGMNSCLFKPCSINSLSAALSNASAAPIPLPVAAEESDIDQQMEDSLRALMIATLDEDLNRLAELRLPDDRLDIADLAHRIAGSLRIARRHDLAEACLLLEKQCRETPDLAQQPQVDSLYQDLRRYLTELKASPLFSPGEDADL; this is encoded by the coding sequence ATGCGTCGCGCCCTGCTCTGCCTGGTTATGGTGATGTTGCCGCTATTCAGCACGCTGGCGCAGGACCATAATTTACGCCTGCTGCCCCGGGTTTCAGCTCAGAAGGCGCCACCGCTGGCACTTACGGGCCGGGAACACGCATTTTTACAGCATAAGCGCGAACTGACGGTCGGCATACCGCCCAATGAGCTGCCGCCTCAGTATATGTGCAATATCCGTGACGAATGCGAAGGACTCAGCATCGATTACATCAGCCAGATTGCCCGTCAGTTGGGAGTGACAGTTCAGATTCAGCGTTTCCCGACCCACGAAGCGCTATGGGCCGCGCTGGCGCAAGGAAAAATTGACGCGGTTCCCTCAGTCGATAATTTTATTAATACTGAACACTTTACGCTGACCGACAGCTACGCTCGCGAAAAACCGGTACTGGGCGCCGATTTTACCCGTCCGATCACCCTGCCAGACGATCTGACGGGCCGGAATATCGCCATGGTTCGGGACTATCTGCCGCTGCCGCTGCTGCGTCATTACTATCCCCGGGCCCACTTTCGACTCTACGATAACGACAGGGATGCGCTCAGCGCCGTGGCCTTTGGCCGGGCGGACGTTTATCTGGGCAATAGCTACACCCTTAGCCGTAACTTTTTAAATAATCTGCGTCTGATACGCTTTAGCACATTGCCCGATCGCGAAACGGGATTTGCCATTAGCCGTAATAACCCTCTGTTGCTGTCAGTATTCAATAAGGCGCTGACCAGTATTCCGGATACCCAACAACAGGAGATAGCTCGATTCTGGCAGCCGGATAGGCTGAATATCTCCCAATCGGCCCCTCCTCTCAATTTCACCCCGGAAGAGCAGCGCTGGATAGCGGCCCACCCTACCGTCAGCGTAGTGTTGTACAGCGGGGATAAAGCGGCGCCGGTCACCATAATCGACAACGATGGCAGACTACGCGGGATGGCAGGGGATCTGCTGTCGGTGGTCAGCCTGAAAACCGGCCTGCGCTTTCAGTTTAGTCCCGTCGATACTACCTCTGAGTTGCTGCATAAGGTCAGAACCGCCGAAGCCGATATGTTCGCCTCTATGACGCCCAGTATGCAGCGCGCCCAACAGATTCTGTTTACCCGCCCCTATCTGCGCAGCGCCTTCGCACTGACCACCCGGGCGGACCGCAACGATATTCACTCATTGCCGGATCTGCGCGGCAAACGGCTGGCGATGGTCAGGGATACCGGCGTGGAAAACCAGGTACGCGCCCGCTATCCGGAAATCACTATCGTGCCTTATGAAAACGCCACCGAATTAATGAACAGCGTGCTACAGGGCAAGACCGACGCAGCCGTCAGCATTCTGGTGATGGCCGATTACCAGATAAAAACCCACTATCCGGGCAAACTAAGAATAGTAGCGACGGTAGGCGATAACCCGGCCTGGCTCTCATTTGGCGTCGGCCGCTCCGACCCGCAGCTACAGTCGATTCTGGATAAAGTGCTGCTCAGCATTCCACCCGCCGAGATCGAAAGCCTCGCCAACCGCTGGCGGCCCAGCGATTTTGTGGTGGTGGACAGCTTCTGGAGCCGCTACCGCGATGTGCTGATCGCCAGCGCTATTTTTAGCGGGCTGATGATTCTGCTGTCGGTGGGCTGGGCGCTCTATCTGCGTCAGCAAATTAAGCGCAAAGCGGCGCTGCGCCGTCAGCTTAACGATCAACTGTTCCAGTTGCGGGCAGTGGTCAGCAGTATGCCGTTCCCGGTTTCGCTACGGGATCGCGACGGCAGGCTCACTTTTTGCAATCAGCGCTATCTGGTGGAAACGGGCGTGCTCTATGAAGAGGTGGTCGGCAAAACCATGGTCGAACTGCCCGGTCTGCGCACGCCGGAACAGGCGGCGTTTTATCATCGCCAGGTGATGGAAGTGATCGCCACCGGCCAGCCGGTGCTGGAAGACCGGCGCTACGACCTGTGGGATAACCCCGACTCGGCCATCGGGATTACCGTCTATCAGTGGATCGAACCCTGGCACGACAGCGAAGGCAACGTACTGGGGGTGATTGGCGGCTGGATGGATATCTCCGAACGTGAGGCGCTGTTTGCCGAACTGCGCGAAGCCAAAGAGCGCGCCGAGGATTCCAGCCGCGCCAAATCGGTATTTCTCTCTACCATGAGTCACGAAATCCGCACCCCGATGAACGCCATTATCGGCATGCTCGATATGGCGCTAAAAAAGGGGCGCAGCGGCGAACAGGATCTGCAGGCCCTGGAGGTAGCGTACGAATCTGCCGAAAGTCTGGTGGGACTGATTGGCGATATCCTTGATATCTCACGCATCGAGGGCGGGCAACTGGATTACCATCCGCAGCCGGTCGAACCGGTCGCACTTATCGATAGTCTGCTCAGGGTATTCCAGGGACTGGCCATCGATAAAAATATCACCCTGAGCAAACACTTCCCTGGCGAACCGCAGCCCCGGGTGCTGGCCGACCCGCTGCGCATCAAGCAGGTAATCTCCAATCTGCTCAGTAACGCGATCAAATTTACCGATCGGGGCGGCGTTTCATTGACGGTACTTACGCGCAGCGAGCCGGGCGACGATACGCTGACCTGGATCATCGAGGTGCAGGACACCGGGATAGGAATTGATGACGCCCAGCAGACAGCGCTATTCCAGCCCTTCAGCCAGGCGGATAACCGTCGGGCGGGCACCGGGCTGGGGCTGTATATCAGCCGCACCATCTGCGAAAAGATGGACGGCACCCTGACTCTGACCAGCCAGAAAGGGGTTGGCACCTGCGTGAAAGCGGTGATGCGCCTGCCGCGGGTCCGGCACAGCGAGGAAGAAGCCCCGGCCCACGCCGACAGCCTTCAGGAGCTGCCGGAGCGCAAAGTGCTGGTAGTGGACGATAACGCCGCCAACCGCATTCTGCTGGCTAAGCAGTTAGCCTGGCTGGGCCAGAAAGCGCAACTGGCGGCGGACGGCTACGAGGCGCTGCGCCTGTGGCAGCAGCAGCGCTTCGATATCATTATCACCGATTGCAATATGCCAGGGCTGAACGGCTATCAACTGACCCAGATTCTGCGCGAAGCGGAACAGGAGCAAAATCGGGAGCCAGCATGGATTATCGGCTTTACCGCCAATGCCACCCGGCAGGTTCTGGAACGCTGCCTGGCCGAAGGGATGAACAGTTGCCTGTTCAAACCCTGCTCCATAAACAGCCTTTCCGCTGCCCTGAGTAATGCCAGCGCCGCACCAATTCCCCTGCCCGTCGCAGCCGAAGAGAGCGATATTGACCAGCAGATGGAAGACTCCCTGCGCGCACTGATGATCGCCACCCTGGATGAGGATCTCAACCGGCTGGCCGAACTGCGGCTACCGGACGACAGGCTCGATATCGCCGATCTGGCGCACCGCATTGCCGGTAGCCTGCGCATTGCCCGGCGCCACGATCTGGCCGAAGCCTGTCTGCTACTGGAAAAGCAGTGCCGGGAAACGCCGGATCTGGCGCAGCAGCCACAGGTGGACAGTCTGTATCAGGATCTCCGGCGCTATTTAACCGAACTCAAAGCATCTCCTCTCTTTAGCCCGGGAGAGGATGCCGACCTTTAA
- a CDS encoding response regulator transcription factor has protein sequence MKKVIIVDDHPVIRFAVKMLLERSGMEVIAETDNGVDALQKTRDLAPDLVLLDIGLPKVDGFQVLQRLRALDMPLKILILTSQQSAHFAQRCQKAGADGFVTKSDDLSELLDAIRIVMRDYSFFPQTAYATSSAQIIATDDGQLLSQLSDRELSVLIFIAEGLGNKQIGDRLLLSEKTISTYKHRLKTKLNAQTVIELIDFARRNQLIG, from the coding sequence ATGAAGAAAGTGATCATTGTTGATGACCATCCCGTTATCCGTTTTGCGGTAAAAATGCTACTGGAGCGTAGCGGTATGGAGGTGATCGCTGAAACGGATAACGGCGTCGATGCTTTGCAAAAAACCCGCGATCTGGCGCCGGATCTGGTGCTACTGGATATCGGTCTGCCCAAAGTCGACGGTTTCCAGGTGCTGCAACGCCTGCGGGCGCTGGATATGCCGCTGAAGATCCTGATTCTGACCTCTCAGCAGAGCGCCCACTTCGCCCAGCGCTGTCAGAAGGCCGGGGCCGACGGTTTTGTTACCAAATCCGACGATCTGAGCGAACTGCTGGATGCCATCCGCATTGTGATGCGCGATTACAGCTTTTTCCCTCAGACCGCATACGCCACGAGTTCCGCCCAGATCATCGCCACCGATGACGGCCAGTTGCTTAGCCAACTGTCCGATCGCGAGCTGAGTGTGCTGATCTTTATCGCCGAGGGGCTGGGCAACAAGCAGATTGGTGACCGGCTGCTGCTGAGCGAAAAGACCATCAGCACTTATAAGCACCGTCTGAAGACCAAACTCAACGCCCAGACGGTTATTGAGCTCATCGACTTCGCCCGCCGCAATCAGTTGATCGGATAA